Proteins co-encoded in one Brassica rapa cultivar Chiifu-401-42 chromosome A02, CAAS_Brap_v3.01, whole genome shotgun sequence genomic window:
- the LOC103855295 gene encoding agamous-like MADS-box protein AGL75: MRASSSSSSNSLAATSLSNRLKTIFKKASELSILCQVAVSVIYYGPNGDLKTWPKEKEVVKDMALRYKVATKRKKSSNLRDFLEGKLENDKNLKKNKKKTKREFENVKYPDCYPVLDHYSPDQLHELVLSLQGTLSTMEERIRVLEAKKQRNTNLVHQTVQPSNPSKCSLYLYNHDDATLSQLPLSASHSNQLINYQNHLRMQQQRLYDPCVSTTQGHPALLSVQESRLKNQLMQQQEAYGSHHNVRMMNNTTNSKVLGHPCPLKTIPKEFSFDLQKNPNDDMVGRPKYSQDFPNLFLAYADIPQLQTSSLPSIHQTIPNINLIPDNSRCP; the protein is encoded by the coding sequence ATGcgagcttcttcttcgtcgtcttcTAACTCACTTGCTGCAACCAGTTTGAGCAATAGACTAAAGACAATCTTCAAGAAGGCTTCCGAGCTTTCTATCCTGTGTCAAGTTGCGGTTAGCGTCATCTACTACGGACCAAACGGCGATTTGAAGACATGGCCTAAGGAGAAAGAGGTAGTGAAAGACATGGCCTTAAGGTATAAGGTGGCCACCAAACGCAAGAAGAGCTCTAATCTTCGTGATTTCTTGGAGGGCAAGTTAGAGAACGATAAGAACttgaagaagaataagaagaagacgaagagagAGTTTGAGAACGTCAAGTATCCAGATTGCTATCCAGTTCTTGATCATTACTCTCCCGACCAACTCCATGAACTTGTTCTGTCCTTACAAGGGACTCTCTCTACTATGGAGGAAAGGATTCGTGTTCTAGAGGCAAAGAAACAGAGGAACACAAACTTGGTTCATCAGACAGTGCAACCCTCAAACCCTAGCAAGTGCTCTCTGTATCTGTATAACCATGACGATGCTACTCTCTCACAGCTCCCACTCTCTGCATCACATTCCAACCAACTTATCAATTACCAAAATCACTTGAGGATGCAGCAGCAGAGGCTTTATGATCCTTGCGTATCTACCACGCAAGGTCACCCAGCTTTACTTTCAGTACAAGAATCTAGGTTGAAGAATCAGTTGATGCAGCAGCAGGAGGCTTATGGTTCTCATCATAACGTGCGTATGATGAATAACACCACCAACAGCAAGGTTCTAGGACATCCTTGTCCCTTAAAAACAATTCCAAAGGAGTTTTCTTTTGATCTCCAGAAGAACCCTAATGATGATATGGTCGGTAGACCTAAGTACTCTCAAGATTTTCCAAATTTGTTTTTAGCCTATGCTGATATCCCTCAGCTTCAGACATCTTCTCTACCATCTATACACCAAACCATTCCTAACATTAACCTTATTCCTGACAACTCAAGATGTCCCTGA
- the LOC103855300 gene encoding zinc-finger homeodomain protein 1: MDFEEEINLHEEEEEDALYDSPPLPPPSRVLKASTESPDTAGTTSTGEGGFMVVHGGSSLGGGGRFRFRECLKNQAVNIGGHAVDGCGEFMPAGIEGTIEALKCAACGCHRNFHRKESLYFHHHHAPPQQQHHPPPPGFYRLPAPVSYRPPPSQAPPLQLALPQRERSEDRMETSSAEAGGIRKRFRTKFTAEQKERMLGLAERIGWRIQRQDDEVIQRFCQETGVPRQVLKVWLHNNKHTLGKSSSPPLHHHQNPTLPPQSSSFHHEQDQP, from the coding sequence ATGGACTTTGAAGAAGAAATTAATCTtcacgaggaagaagaagaagacgccCTTTACGactctcctcctcttcctccaccCTCCCGCGTCCTCAAGGCCTCCACTGAAAGTCCTGACACCGCCGGAACAACCTCAACCGGCGAAGGAGGATTTATGGTGGTTCACGGCGGTTCTTCCCTCGGAGGGGGAGGCAGGTTTAGATTCCGTGAGTGTCTCAAGAACCAAGCGGTGAACATAGGAGGACACGCGGTGGATGGCTGTGGCGAGTTTATGCCGGCTGGAATCGAAGGTACCATCGAAGCCCTAAAATGCGCCGCTTGTGGCTGTCACCGTAACTTCCACCGCAAGGAATCACTTTacttccaccaccaccacgcGCCGCCGCAACAGCAgcatcatcctcctcctccgggATTCTACCGTCTTCCAGCTCCTGTGAGTTACCGACCACCACCGTCACAAGCTCCTCCCCTCCAGCTCGCTCTTCCTCAAAGAGAGAGGTCAGAAGATCGAATGGAGACTTCTTCAGCGGAGGCAGGAGGGATTAGGAAGAGGTTTAGAACTAAATTCACGGCAGAGCAGAAGGAGAGGATGTTAGGTTTAGCTGAGAGGATTGGATGGAGGATTCAGAGACAAGATGATGAAGTGATTCAAAGGTTTTGCCAAGAGACTGGTGTTCCGAGACAAGTTCTTAAGGTTTGGTTACATAACAACAAACACACTCTTGGTAAGTCGTCGTCGCcaccacttcatcatcatcagaatcCAACTCTTCCTCCACAGTCTTCGTCGTTTCATCATGAACAAGACCAACCATGA
- the LOC103855296 gene encoding protein MIZU-KUSSEI 1 — translation MSFITSPHCRRLAATTTTAGVDCHKQVRSWRLLRTIVQLLIPSCYCTLVDPNDNQEDKSYRQIKPRTSSATTNSSSFTGTIFGFRRGKVNFCIQATNDSKTLNPIIVLLELTVPTEVLAREMRGGVLRIALESNDEDGYDSHQDYSSFSLLTTPLWNMYCNGRKVGFAIKREPSKTELDALKVLTPVTEGAGVVNGEEINREKSDHMMYLRASFKRVFGSFDSESFHVIDPSGVIGQELSIYFFRSSRK, via the coding sequence atgtcctTCATCACAAGCCCTCACTGCCGCCGCCTCGCGGCAACCACCACAACCGCAGGCGTAGACTGCCATAAACAAGTCCGTTCATGGCGGCTCCTTCGCACCATCGTCCAACTTCTCATCCCATCATGCTACTGCACACTCGTAGATCCAAATGATAATCAAGAAGACAAATCTTATCGCCAAATAAAACCAAGAACCTCTTCCGCTACCACAAACTCCTCATCTTTCACCGGAACAATCTTTGGTTTCCGTCGTGGCAAAGTAAACTTCTGCATCCAAGCAACAAACGACtccaaaaccctaaatccaaTAATTGTCCTCTTAGAACTCACCGTCCCTACCGAGGTATTAGCCCGCGAAATGCGAGGTGGCGTGCTAAGAATCGCTCTTGAATCAAACGATGAGGATGGGTATGATTCACATCAAGATTATTCTTCTTTTTCACTTCTTACAACACCTTTATGGAACATGTATTGCAACGGTCGGAAAGTTGGGTTTGCTATCAAACGAGAGCCTTCAAAAACCGAGCTAGACGCGTTGAAGGTACTTACTCCGGTGACTGAAGGAGCCGGAGTCGTTAACGGTGAAGAGATCAACCGAGAGAAGAGTGATCATATGATGTACTTAAGAGCGAGTTTCAAACGAGTTTTTGGATCCTTTGATTCGGAATCTTTTCATGTCATCGACCCAAGCGGAGTTATCGGACAAGAACTAAGCATCTACTTTTTCAGATCGTCAAGAAAATGA
- the LOC103855293 gene encoding homeobox-leucine zipper protein ATHB-5, translating to MKRSRGSSDSLSGFLPICHSTADKQLSPRPTATGFLYPGGAGDYSQMFDGLEEDGSLEDIGVGHASSTAAAEKKRRLSVVQVKALEKNFEIDNKLEPERKVKLAQELGLQPRQVAIWFQNRRARWKTKQLERDYGVLKSNFDSLKRSRDSLQRDNDSLLAEIKELRAKLDVEGTCGNNGNAVTEETGVVKPVETVAFQTVIANNEVLELSQCPPLPGEAPASELAYEMFSIFPRTESFREDPADSSDSSAVLNEEYSPTAAAATAVEMSTMGCFGQFVKMEEHEDLFSGEEACKLFADNEQWFCSGQWSS from the exons ATGAAGAGATCACGAGGAAGCTCGGATTCTTTATCCGGTTTCTTACCAATTTGCCACTCTACAGCAG ACAAACAACTAAGTCCACGACCAACAGCCACCGGCTTTCTCTACCCCGGCGGCGCCGGAGACTACTCCCAGATGTTCGACGGTCTAGAAGAAGACGGAAGTCTAGAGGACATCGGCGTTGGACACGCGTCGTCTACGGCAGCAGCGGAGAAAAAACGGCGGTTGAGTGTAGTGCAAGTGAAAGCGTTAGAAAAGAATTTCGAGATTGATAACAAGTTAGAGCCCGAGAGGAAAGTGAAGCTGGCTCAAGAGCTTGGGCTGCAACCTCGACAAGTGGCGATCTGGTTTCAGAACCGCCGTGCTCGGTGGAAGACAAAGCAGCTCGAACGTGATTACGGCGTTCTTAAGTCAAACTTTGATTCACTCAAACGCAGCCGCGACTCGCTTCAACGTGATAACGATTCTCTTCTTGCAGAG ATTAAAGAGCTGAGAGCAAAACTTGACGTGGAAGGGACATGCGGAAACAATGGTAACGCGGTGACAGAAGAAACCGGCGTTGTAAAACCGGTGGAAACGGTGGCGTTTCAGACGGTGATTGCTAATAACGAAGTCTTAGAGCTAAGCCAGTGTCCTCCACTGCCTGGGGAAGCTCCGGCATCGGAGCTCGCATACGAGATGTTTAGCATTTTCCCACGTACGGAAAGCTTCAGAGAAGATCCAGCCGACAGTAGCGACTCAAGCGCTGTTTTGAACGAAGAATATAGTCCCACGGCGGCGGCGGCGACAGCGGTTGAGATGTCGACGATGGGATGTTTTGGGCAGTTTGTGAAAATGGAAGAGCATGAAGATCTTTTTAGTGGAGAGGAAGCTTGCAAGTTGTTTGCGGATAATGAGCAGTGGTTTTGCTCTGGTCAGTGGAGTTCCTAA
- the LOC103855291 gene encoding LMBR1 domain-containing protein 2 homolog A — MWVFYLISLPLTLGLVVSTLRYFAGPEIPRYVLITVGYTWFCSVSVIILAPADIWTTLSLPPNHPENGAISFLWSWSYWSTFLLTWAVVPLIQGFEDAGDFTVSERLKTSVHVNLVFYLVLGFIGLLGLILLIMLHRNWTGSILGYAMACSNTFGLVTGAFLLGFGLSEIPKTLWRNADWTTRQKVLSHKIAKIAVRLDNAHQELSNAIVVAQATSTQMSKRDPMRPYMNVIDAMLAKMFREDPSFKPQGGQLGENDMDYDTDEKSMATLRRHLRNAKDEYYRYKSEYLTYVTEALVLEDTMKNYERRDSTGWKYISSFRASRTGKLGNLLDTLEFIWRCMLKKQIQVVLAVVTGIMSAAILLAEATLLLSKLDLSLFSILIRFVKSDELLVQAFAFVPLVYMCICTYYSLFKIGMLMIYSLTPRQTSSVNLLMICSMIARYAPPISYNFINLIQLHSETIFEKKMGRIDDAVPIFGQRFNEIYPLIMVIYTLLVASNFFDRIFSYFGSWKRFKFQTETDDMDGFDPSGLMILKKERTWLEEGQKVGEHVLPLARNFHDADDIEPGSNFSENSSLEMKMSSSYDMDTTKGSSSNDDMSRKYGSAREAITNKYAAIREQQNRHSPSPKPEKMASAKVSLLETESSSGPSSGPPGEVPSSRLASTWRNMKQGIQSFKENVATKKFLPLRQGPETTTIANTSSGVMPSSRPQSLDEIFQRLKNRSEEHGHYLDDDDEV; from the exons ATGTGGGTGTTCTACTTGATCTCGTTGCCGCTAACCCTAGGATTAGTAGTTTCCACGCTCCGTTACTTCGCCGGACCTGAGATTCCTCGCTACGTTCTCATCACCGTCGGTTACACCTGGTTCTGCTCCGTCTCCGTCATCATCCTCGCCCCCGCCGACATCTGGACG ACACTGTCTTTGCCACCTAATCATCCTGAGAATGGTGCTATTTCCTTCTTGTGGAGTTGGTCTTATTGGAGTACCTTTCTTCTCACCTG GGCTGTGGTGCCCCTTATTCAGGGTTTCGAAGATGCTGGAGACTTTACCGTCTCAGAGAGACTCAAGACTAGCGTTCATGTCAACTTAGTTTTCTATCTTGTTCTCGGCTTCATTGGTCTTCTCGGTCTTATCCTTCTCATCATGCTCCATAGGAACTG GACAGGAAGCATTCTTGGTTATGCTATGGCATGCTCAAACACCTTTGGGCTGGTCACTGGTGCATTTCTTCTTGGCTTTGGCTTGAGCGAAATTCCTAAGACCCTTTGGAGGAATGCAGACTGGACCACCCGCCAAAAAGTTCTCTCCCACAAAATTGCCAAAATTGCTGTGAGACTTGATAATGCCCATCAAGAACTCTCAAATGCGATTGTA GTTGCTCAAGCGACTTCTACTCAAATGTCCAAGCGTGATCCTATGAGACCATACATGAATGTTATAGATGCTATGCTGGCTAAGATG TTCAGGGAAGACCCATCATTTAAGCCCCAAGGTGGTCAATTGGGTGAAAACGATATGGACTATGATACAGATGAGAAATCTATGGCAACATTAAGGCGGCACCTTCGAAATGCTAAAGATGAATATTATAGATATAAAag TGAGTATCTGACGTATGTTACAGAGGCCCTTGTTCTTGAAGACACAATGAAGAACTATGAACGGCGTGATTCAACTGGATG GAAATATATTTCGAGCTTCAGAGCCAGTAGGACTGGAAAATTAGGGAATCTTCTTGATACATTGG AGTTTATCTGGAGGTGTATGCTGAAGAAGCAGATTCAAGTGGTGTTGGCAGTAGTTACAGGGATTATGTCAGCTGCAATTCTTTTAGCTGAAGCAACCCTCCTTCTTAGTAAACTGGACTTATCCCTCTTCTCGATCCTTATTAGGTTCGTCAAATCCGATGAACTGCTAGTGCAG GCGTTTGCTTTTGTACCTTTGGTGTATATGTGCATCTGTACATATTATTCACTCTTCAAAATTGGGATGCTGATGATTTATTCCTTGACTCCTCGACAAACAAGTTCTGTTAATCTACTAATGATTTGCTC GATGATTGCTCGATATGCGCCCCCAATATCTTACAACTTTATTAATCTCATTCAACTTCATTCCGAGACTATATTTGAGAAG AAAATGGGTAGAATCGATGACGCTGTCCCTATATTTGGACAACGGTTCAATGAAATCTATCCACTCATAATGGTTATCTACACATTGCTAGTTGCAAGCAACTTTTTTGATCGCATATTTAGTTACTTTGGCAGCTGGAAAAGATTTAAATTTCAAACGGAGACCGATGATATGGACGGCTTTGATCCTTCAGGGTTGATGATTTTGAAGAAAG AACGAACATGGCTTGAAGAAGGACAAAAGGTAGGCGAGCATGTTCTTCCACTAGCAAGGAACTTCCACGATGCTGATGACATTGAACCAGGAAGCAACTTCTCT GAAAACTCTTCACTTGAAATGAAGATGTCATCAAGCTATGACATGGATACAACAAAAGGAAGTTCATCGAACGACGACATGTCACGTAAATACGGATCAGCTAGAGAAGCAATCACTAACAAATACGCAGCCATTAGAGAACAGCAGAACAGACACTCTCCATCTCCAAAGCCAGAGAAGATGGCTTCAGCGAAAGTGTCTTTACTCGAAACAGAGAGCTCATCAGGTCCAAGTAGTGGTCCACCAGGAGAGGTGCCCTCTTCTCGCTTGGCTTCGACATGGAGGAACATGAAACAAGGAATCCAGAGTTTTAAAGAGAATGTAGCTACCAAGAAGTTTCTTCCACTAAGGCAAGGTCCAGAAACAACAACAATAGCCAACACAAGCTCAGGAGTGATGCCTTCGTCGAGGCCGCAGTCTCTGGATGAGATATTCCAGAGACTGAAGAACCGGTCAGAAGAACACGGACACTaccttgatgatgatgatgaagtttAA
- the LOC103855376 gene encoding putative clathrin assembly protein At5g65370: MKPCNVTNHKPTLLKIHTFQKDKTRYKTKFDQMGKFTTLSGILKDEASQMKLNVVHLCSSENAKTIDLALLKATTHTSHKPPSDKYVNLLQSTVDTRYGPETIAAVVERLRLTTDVCVAAKCLILLHMMSKSENGDKGEGSVRVTNRSLIYNEGGRHLKLNVLNVDSSRFTRELYPWVQWYKQYLDCHFHIAEALGVIPSIKESSEDKRLEIQRVSSYTTDCIFKQIGFLVALFENISARPETTASKSNKIVIKMIELMVQDCFSVMRMIKIRFEELNVREARLDVMVPVLVRLEKCKEALSDFSWQRRYLVEDFWCLVSKLRHG; the protein is encoded by the exons ATGAAACCTTGCAATGTTACAAACCACAAACCCACATTACTCAAGATACATACATTTCAGAAAGATAAAACTcgatataaaacaaaatttgatcAAATGGGAAAATTCACAACCTTGAGTGGCATATTAAAAGACGAAGCCTCGCAAATGAAACTCAACGTGGTTCATTTGTGTAGCTCCGAGAACGCCAAAACCATTGACTTGGCTCTTTTGAAAGCCACGACTCATACCTCACACAAACCACCTTCCGACAAATACGTTAATCTCCTCCAATCGACTGTTGACACGCGTTACGGTCCCGAGACCATCGCTGCGGTGGTGGAGAGGCTGCGTTTGACGACGGACGTGTGCGTGGCTGCTAAATGTCTCATTCTTCTCCATATGATGTCTAAATCAGAAAATGGAGATAAAGGAGAAGGTAGTGTTCGTGTGACTAATCGTAGTTTGATATATAACGAAGGAGGTCGACATTTAAAATTGAATGTTCTGAACGTGGATTCATCTCGTTTTACTAGAGAGTTGTATCCATGGGTTCAATG GTACAAACAATATCTAGATTGTCACTTTCACATTGCGGAGGCTCTAGGTGTTATTCCAAGCATAAAAGAAAGTTCAGAAGATAAGCGTTTGGAGATTCAACGAGTATCGTCTTACACAACCGATTGTATTTTCAAACAAATCGGTTTCTTAGTGGCTCTGTTCGAAAACATTAGTGCCCGGCCAGAAACTACGGCGTCGAAATCAAACAAGATCGTTATTAAGATGATAGAACTAATGGTACAAGACTGCTTCTCGGTCATGAGAATGATCAAGATAAGGTTTGAAGAACTGAACGTGAGAGAAGCTAGACTTGACGTGATGGTTCCGGTTTTGGTGAGGCTTGAAAAGTGTAAGGAGGCATTGAGCGACTTTTCTTGGCAACGTAGATATTTGGTTGAAGATTTTTGGTGTTTGGTTTCGAAGTTAAGACATGGGTAA
- the LOC103855294 gene encoding transcription factor bHLH99: protein MMFQQEYPYDFSLMKTSSIYEVLDYSIAEQHSHPTENLSSLQAQGGFSQEPPRKKRKRRRTRSEQKIEEKENQRMNHIAVERNRRRQMNHFLSILKAMMPLFYSRRSDQASIIEGTINYLKKQEQLLQSFEAQLKPTKPNQSINILSNFFNFPQYSTATACASSRHHHNGLAVVANVEVTMVEMHANIKVLTKTRRRLLFKMINEFDSLGLTIFHLNLTTSSNMSLFTFSVKVDEDCRLTTTANEIADAVHEVVSRIHKGH from the exons ATGATGTTTCAACAAGAGTATCCATATGACTTCTCACTCATGAAAACATCATCAATCTACGAAGTCTTGGATTACTCCATAGCAGAACAACATTCTCATCCAACGGAAAATCTATCTTCTCTACAAGCACAAGGTGGTTTTAGTCAAGAACCGCCGCGGAAGAaaaggaagaggaggagaacGAGAAGTGAACAAAAGATAGAAGAGAAAGAGAACCAAAGGATGAATCACATCGCCGTCGAGCGTAACCGGAGAAGGCAGATGAATCATTTTCTCTCCATTCTCAAAGCTATGATGCCTCTCTTTTATTCTCGGCGT AGTGACCAAGCATCAATCATAGAAGGGACTATAAACTATCTAAAGAAGCAAGAACAACTTCTTCAATCATTCGAGGCCCAATTAAAACCCACGAAACCTAATCAATCGATAAACATATTATCCAACTTCTTCAACTTCCCTCAATACTCCACCGCCACCGCTTGCGCCTCGAGCCGCCACCACCACAACGGACTTGCGGTGGTGGCTAACGTGGAAGTTACTATGGTCGAAATGCATGCTAACATTAAGGTGTTAACAAAGACTCGCCGAAGATTGTTGTTCAAGATGATCAATGAGTTTGACTCCTTAGGTTTAACTATAT TTCATCTCAACCTCACAACTTCCAGTAACATGTCTCTTTTCACTTTTAGCGTCAAG GTAGATGAAGACTGTCGCTTAACGACTACAGCTAATGAGATCGCAGATGCGGTGCATGAAGTCGTTAGCAGAATTCACAAGGGACACTGA
- the LOC103855298 gene encoding esterase OVCA2, whose protein sequence is MDLNLTAHANSTTLLSKMLSHSYPCCQTASVSRPPRLAFKITTAMSSETKQRNPRILCLHGFRTSGLILRSLITSKWPDTVLRNLDLDFLDGPFPATGKSDIERFYDPPYYEWYQASKGFREYRNFEECLDYVEDYMIKHGPFDGLLGFSQGAFLSAALPGMQEQGKALTKVPKVKFLVLISGGKIPGLRFGQPEAAVGAFSSPVRCPSLHFIGERDFLKTEGEVLVESFVEPVVIRHTSGHTIPKLEAEAEETVLSFFQRIRKMLSDEPSSVRSLM, encoded by the exons ATGGATCTAAATCTAACAGCTCATGCAAACTCCACAACACTTTTGTCCAAAATGCTGAGTCATTCTTATCCCTGCTGCCAAACAGCATCCGTATCACGACCGCCGAGACTAGCCTTCAAGATCACCACGGCGATGTCGTCCGAAACCAAACAGAGGAACCCAAGAATCCTCTGCCTCCACGGGTTCAGAACAAGCGGTCTCATTCTCCGTTCGCTTATTACATCTAAATGGCCCGACACGGTCCTCCGAAACCTCGACCTCGATTTCCTCGACGGTCCGTTTCCCGCCACCGGAAAATCGGACATCGAGCGGTTCTATGACCCGCCGTACTACGAGTGGTACCAAGCTAGCAAG GGTTTTAGAGAATACAGGAACTTTGAAGAGTGTTTGGATTATGTTGAGGATTACATGATAAAGCATGGACCTTTTGATGGTCTTCTTGGTTTCTCTCAG GGGGCTTTTCTATCTGCTGCTCTTCCTGGAATGCAAGAACAG gGAAAGGCTCTAACTAAAGTGCCAAAGGTCAAGTTCTTGGTGTTAATATCCGGAGGAAAGATTCCTGGGTTGAGGTTTGGGCAGCCTGAAGCTGCGGTTGGTGCATTCTCATCTCCTGTTCGTTGCCCCTCACTCCACTTCATAG GGGAGAGGGATTTTCTGAAAACAGAAGGTGAAGTTCTTGTGGAATCATTTGTAGAGCCGGTGGTGATCCGTCATACAAGTGGACACACTATACCTAAACTTG AAGCTGAAGCTGAGGAGACAGTGTTGAGCTTCTTCCAAAGGATTAGGAAGATGCTTTCTGATGAACCGTcttctgtaagaagcttgatgtga
- the LOC103855292 gene encoding uncharacterized protein LOC103855292, with product MDCIKHKHQGHRGVCASCLRERLYLLPDTTSYYTINLSSNSSTTTVSSPPVKEYHRRSGSMTMSFAVREAFSGKLMEALGGGLKKSRSMAHVPKGSFIVSDSVKKRTTTTEKLKSTKAKVSGFWRKLFHLKGRGGGADVGGLVASRQRV from the coding sequence ATGGACTGCATAAAACACAAGCACCAAGGTCACAGAGGAGTATGCGCATCTTGCTTAAGAGAAAGACTCTACTTACTACCCGACACGACGTCGTACTACACCATAAACCTATCTAGTaactcctccaccaccaccgttTCGTCTCCTCCGGTTAAGGAATACCACCGACGGTCCGGTTCGATGACGATGTCGTTCGCTGTGAGGGAAGCGTTTAGTGGTAAGCTGATGGAGGCTTTGGGTGGAGGGCTGAAGAAAAGCAGATCCATGGCTCATGTTCCCAAAGGTTCTTTTATCGTTAGTGATTCGGTGAAGAAGaggacgacgacgacggagaaGTTGAAATCCACGAAGGCTAAGGTGAGTGGCTTTTGGAGGAAGCTGTTTCATCTGAAAGGGAGAGGCGGTGGCGCCGACGTCGGAGGGTTGGTTGCTTCACGGCAAAGAGTGTAG